The following proteins come from a genomic window of Candidatus Bostrichicola ureolyticus:
- the rplK gene encoding 50S ribosomal protein L11 codes for MKKIIKKLKIDKIEGGKATPSPPVGPVLGSAGINIMDFCKKFNLKTQEKKGQICPVIITVYEDKSFDFLIKNPTVTVQLLEITKLKKGSKEPNKIKVAKISLEEVKIIAKNKMSDMNCFSIESAISMIVGTAKSMGIEVC; via the coding sequence ATGAAAAAAATAATTAAAAAATTAAAAATAGATAAAATAGAAGGTGGTAAAGCTACACCTTCACCTCCTGTAGGTCCTGTTTTAGGTAGTGCAGGAATAAATATTATGGATTTTTGCAAAAAATTTAATTTAAAGACTCAAGAAAAAAAAGGACAAATCTGTCCAGTAATAATTACTGTTTATGAAGATAAATCATTTGATTTTTTAATTAAAAATCCTACTGTAACAGTACAATTATTAGAGATAACAAAATTGAAAAAAGGTTCTAAAGAACCTAATAAAATTAAGGTAGCTAAAATTAGTTTGGAAGAAGTAAAAATTATTGCAAAAAATAAAATGTCGGATATGAATTGTTTTTCTATTGAATCGGCTATTTCAATGATAGTAGGTACAGCTAAATCTATGGGAATTGAAGTATGTTAA